Proteins co-encoded in one Xiphophorus hellerii strain 12219 chromosome 10, Xiphophorus_hellerii-4.1, whole genome shotgun sequence genomic window:
- the prph2a gene encoding peripherin-2a, with the protein MALLVVKFDLKKRVKLAQTVWFMYWFAVLAGILVLSLGLFFKIELRKRSELMDNNESHFLPNVLIAMGLIACGINAFGGKVCYDSLDPTKFAKWKPMLKTFLVFCVGFNALLIVTSLLCFIMRIPLQFTLAEGLKNGMKYYKDTDTPGRCYMKRTLDLMQMEFRCCGNDNYRDWFEIQWVSNRYLDFSAKEVKDRIGSNVDGQYLMDGVPFSCCNPSSPRPCIQYQMTNNSAHYSYDHYTEELNVWRRGCRDALLSYYGGIMNTIGALVLLVTMLEVAVTIGLQYVDTSLSTLANPEDMESESEGFLLEKTVKETFTDIMAKMKTMGKGAKVEEGGEEGVATVS; encoded by the exons ATGGCTTTGTTGGTAGTCAAGTTTGATTTGAAGAAGCGAGTGAAGCTTGCTCAGACGGTCTGGTTTATGTACTGGTTTGCTGTACTGGCTGGTATTCTTGTGCTCAGCTTGGGCCTATTCTTCAAGATTGAGCTGCGAAAGCGCTCAGAACTTATGGACAACAATGAGAGCCACTTCTTGCCCAACGTGCTCATAGCTATGGGTCTTATAGCTTGTGGTATCAATGCCTTCGGAGGCAAAGTTTGCTATGACTCTTTGGACCCTACAAAGTTTGCAAAATGGAAACCAATGTTAAAGACCTTTTTGGTTTTCTGCGTGGGGTTCAATGCCCTCCTTATTGTCACCTCCCTGCTATGCTTTATAATGAGGATCCCTTTGCAGTTCACCCTGGCTGAGGGTCTGAAGAATGGCATGAAATACTACAAGGACACGGACACGCCAGGACGCTGCTACATGAAGAGGACCCTGGACCTGATGCAGATGGAGTTTCGCTGCTGTGGGAATGATAACTACAGGGATTGGTTTGAGATTCAGTGGGTCAGCAATCGATACCTGGACTTCAGCGCAAAGGAAGTCAAAGA TCGAATCGGGAGCAACGTGGATGGACAGTATTTGATGGACGGAGTCCCGTTCAGCTGCTGCAACCCCAGCTCCCCCAGACCCTGCATCCAATACCAGATGACCAACAACTCCGCTCACTACAGCTATGACCACTACACCGAGGAGCTGAACGTGTGGAGACGTGGCTGTCGGGACGCCTTGCTGTCTTATTACGGAGGCATAATGAATACCATCGGAGCTCTAGTGCTGCTGGTCACTATGCTGGAG GTTGCTGTGACCATCGGCCTGCAGTATGTTGACACCTCCCTGTCCACGCTGGCCAACCCGGAGGACATGGAGAGCGAGAGCGAGGGCTTCCTCCTGGAGAAGACAGTGAAGGAGACATTCACTGACATCATGGCTAAAATGAAAACCATGGGGAAAGGGGCAAAGGTGGAGGAAGGGGGTGAGGAGGGCGTCGCTACTGTCAGCTGA
- the tbcc gene encoding tubulin-specific chaperone C: MDATLETSEENGFYDRNAAAKLHERIEKRQQVLAEDVERRKEARQSQSVAEEKSEYFVSTFNAERAGIQELLSDCSGADRPTVTQKLEEATAKMTQLQKFLNDSMIFLSQYQIRVAQGALQKLQASLNETREEALPKKKFTFRARTKAAEKVSDSPPPPPSETVSSGVTKVDEATISEQTGFSNISNESLTKTSEEIQNRDVLLTHLTNCKVRLYGSPSTLHLKHITACEVLCGPVATSVFVDHCSNSVLGFACQQLRTHNTTDTQVYLHVTSRAIIEDCRGVSFAPFCWSYPTLDQDFTASGLDQDRNNWSQVDDFNWLAAGTPSPNWTVIPEAGRKTTWDP, encoded by the coding sequence ATGGACGCCACTCTGGAAACAAGTGAAGAAAATGGGTTTTATGACAGAAATGCAGCCGCCAAACTACATGAGCGAATCGAGAAACGTCAGCAGGTGTTGGCAGAAGACGTTGAACGAAGAAAAGAGGCGAGACAGAGCCAATCGGTGGCTGAGGAGAAGAGTGAGTATTTTGTGAGCACTTTTAACGCGGAGCGGGCGGGTATCCAGGAGCTTCTTTCCGACTGTTCTGGAGCTGACCGACCCACTGTGACCCAGAAACTGGAAGAGGCCACGGCCAAGATGACGCAGCTACAGAAATTTCTGAACGACAGCATGATATTTCTGAGCCAGTACCAAATAAGAGTAGCTCAGGGCGCTCTGCAGAAGCTCCAGGCATCTCTGAATGAGACCAGAGAGGAGGCCCTGCCCAAGAAAAAGTTCACATTTAGAGCGAGAACCAAAGCTGCGGAGAAGGTCTCTgattctcctcctcctcctccatctgaGACTGTGAGTTCAGGTGTCACTAAAGTGGATGAAGCCACAATCTCAGAGCAGACTGGCTTCTCCAACATCAGCAACGAGTCTCTAACAAAGACATCAGAGGAGATCCAAAACAGAGATGTGCTGCTGACTCACCTGACCAACTGCAAGGTTCGTCTGTATGGTTCTCCCAGCACCCTGCACCTGAAACACATCACAGCCTGTGAGGTTCTCTGTGGACCTGTAGCTACCTCTGTGTTCGTGGATCACTGTAGCAACAGTGTCCTAGGCTTCGCCTGCCAGCAGCTGAGGACCCACAACACCACCGACACCCAGGTGTACCTACACGTCACCAGCCGGGCCATCATCGAGGACTGCCGAGGGGTGAGCTTTGCCCCGTTCTGCTGGTCTTACCCCACCCTGGACCAGGATTTTACTGCATCTGGCCTGGACCAGGACAGAAACAACTGGAGCCAGGTGGACGACTTCAACTGGCTGGCTGCTGGGACGCCTTCCCCAAACTGGACTGTTATTCCAGAAGCAGGCAGAAAAACCACCTGGGACCCTTAa